The following proteins are co-located in the Imtechella halotolerans genome:
- a CDS encoding ABC transporter permease, which produces MNHLFLVIKREYLTKVRNKSFIVMTFLSPLIFIGLAALVGYLSSINSNKLRTVAIIDESGLFAEEFNDTQFTKYEFLDGVTIEEAKLLTEKGSYFGLLHIPDQPISTLTNTIEFFSKESPGFTFIEAISEKLENKIFHMNLAAQNVSYSLIDEAKIPVSIQLENFTGEKTSKMGNVLKLIFGGAAGYLLMMFIIIYGNMIMRSVIEEKTNRIIEIIISSVKPIQLMMGKIIGTSLAGVTQFLMWVLVGALLLTGLSMFFGMDVGSLETPQREMLETVATQQGMQQEISAVLYELRHMPIVTLVIAFLVYFIGGYLLYSSLYAAIGAAVDNETDTQQFMFPIIMPLMLAIYVGFFTVIEDPHGTVSVIFSYIPFTSPIVMLMRIPFGVPWWELVISIVLLYLTFMVMVWFAAKIYRVGILMYGKKPTYKELFKWLKY; this is translated from the coding sequence ATGAATCATCTTTTTTTAGTTATAAAACGAGAGTATCTTACAAAAGTGCGTAATAAGTCGTTTATTGTAATGACATTTTTAAGTCCCTTAATTTTTATTGGTTTGGCAGCTTTAGTGGGATATCTTTCAAGTATTAATAGTAATAAACTACGGACAGTAGCCATTATAGATGAATCTGGTCTTTTCGCTGAGGAATTTAATGACACTCAATTTACTAAATATGAGTTTCTTGATGGAGTAACTATTGAAGAAGCTAAATTGCTGACAGAAAAGGGCTCCTATTTTGGATTATTACATATTCCTGATCAGCCTATCTCTACCTTGACAAATACAATTGAATTTTTCTCAAAGGAATCTCCAGGATTTACTTTTATTGAAGCTATTTCAGAAAAATTGGAGAATAAGATTTTTCATATGAATCTAGCCGCTCAAAATGTTTCCTATTCTCTAATTGATGAAGCTAAGATACCTGTGTCTATTCAGCTTGAAAATTTTACTGGTGAAAAGACTTCAAAAATGGGAAATGTGCTAAAGCTTATTTTCGGGGGAGCAGCGGGGTATTTATTAATGATGTTTATTATTATTTATGGTAACATGATTATGAGAAGTGTCATCGAGGAGAAGACCAACCGTATTATTGAAATTATTATTTCTTCAGTAAAGCCTATTCAGTTGATGATGGGGAAAATTATTGGAACTTCTCTAGCGGGAGTGACTCAATTTCTTATGTGGGTACTAGTAGGTGCGCTTTTATTAACGGGGCTTTCCATGTTTTTTGGGATGGATGTAGGTAGTTTAGAAACTCCACAACGTGAAATGTTGGAAACAGTAGCTACTCAGCAAGGGATGCAACAGGAAATATCAGCTGTTTTATATGAGCTTAGACATATGCCTATTGTGACCTTGGTAATTGCTTTTTTAGTATACTTTATAGGTGGGTATTTGTTGTATAGCTCCCTGTATGCTGCTATTGGTGCCGCTGTTGATAATGAGACCGACACGCAACAATTCATGTTTCCTATTATTATGCCATTAATGCTGGCAATTTATGTTGGGTTCTTTACCGTTATAGAAGATCCTCATGGTACTGTTTCGGTCATTTTTTCGTATATTCCCTTTACTTCTCCTATAGTTATGCTCATGCGTATTCCTTTTGGTGTGCCATGGTGGGAGCTGGTTATTTCAATAGTGCTGTTGTACCTCACCTTTATGGTAATGGTTTGGTTTGCTGCAAAGATTTATCGTGTTGGGATTCTAATGTATGGCAAAAAACCAACCTACAAAGAATTGTTTAAATGGTTAAAATACTAA
- a CDS encoding ABC transporter ATP-binding protein: MSNLLAAHEVSKSYGDFKALNSVSLEIPRGSIFGLLGPNGAGKTTFIRIINQITYPDKGRVLFNGEPLQPHHITQIGYLPEERGLYKSMKVGEQALYLAQLKGLSKSDAQKKLKFWFDRLEIGDWWNKKVQELSKGMAQKIQFVVTVLHEPKLLIFDEPFSGFDPINASIIKDEILYLREQGATIIFSTHRMESVEELCDHIALIHKSNKIVDGKLADIKRAYRSNTFEIGIETENIALLKSELAQKYTVGEAFFSSVNEELKLRVQLPNGYQPNDLLNELLSKGNITHFSEVIPSANDIFIKAVKNH, encoded by the coding sequence ATGAGCAACCTTTTGGCTGCGCATGAAGTTTCAAAGAGTTATGGGGACTTTAAGGCGCTCAATAGTGTATCGTTGGAAATTCCTAGAGGTAGTATTTTTGGACTGCTAGGTCCCAATGGTGCAGGGAAAACTACGTTTATTAGAATTATTAATCAAATTACCTATCCGGATAAAGGAAGGGTTTTATTTAATGGAGAGCCCTTACAACCACATCATATAACCCAAATAGGGTATTTGCCTGAAGAAAGAGGGTTATACAAAAGTATGAAAGTAGGTGAGCAGGCACTTTATCTAGCTCAGTTGAAAGGACTGTCAAAGTCAGATGCTCAAAAGAAACTTAAGTTTTGGTTTGATCGTCTCGAAATCGGGGACTGGTGGAATAAAAAGGTGCAAGAACTTTCTAAAGGAATGGCTCAAAAAATTCAATTTGTGGTTACAGTGTTACACGAACCAAAATTGTTAATCTTTGATGAACCTTTTAGTGGATTTGATCCTATAAATGCCTCTATTATTAAGGATGAGATTCTGTACCTGAGAGAACAAGGAGCTACAATTATATTTTCTACTCACCGGATGGAATCAGTAGAAGAGTTATGTGATCATATTGCATTAATACATAAGTCAAATAAAATAGTAGACGGTAAACTTGCTGATATTAAAAGGGCTTATCGAAGTAACACCTTCGAGATAGGAATTGAGACGGAAAATATTGCCTTGTTGAAAAGTGAGCTTGCTCAAAAGTATACCGTCGGAGAAGCATTTTTTAGTTCTGTTAATGAAGAATTAAAACTAAGGGTACAGTTACCAAATGGATATCAGCCAAATGATTTGCTGAATGAATTACTATCCAAGGGAAATATCACTCATTTTTCGGAGGTCATACCTAGTGCCAATGATATTTTTATAAAAGCTGTTAAGAACCATTGA
- the dnaJ gene encoding molecular chaperone DnaJ, with product MKQDYYEILGINKNATAAEIKKAYRKKAIEYHPDKNPGNKEAEEKFKLAAEAYEVLSDEQKRTRYDQYGHAAFEGAGGFGGGGMNMDDIFSQFGDIFGSAFGGGFSGFGGFGGGQRRPKGSNLRIRVKLTLDEIANGVDKKVKVRRKVQAEGVTYKTCATCHGTGQVTRITNTILGRMQTATTCTSCGGSGQMIDKKPSDADSQGMRVVEETVSIKIPAGVVDGMQLKVSGKGNDAPGNGIAGDLIVAIEEVEHDFLKREGDNLHYDLYISISEAVLGTSKEIDTVTGKVRIKLEDGIQSGKILRLRGKGIPSINGYGSGDLLVHVNVWTPKNLTKEQRDFFERMQHDENFVPKPEKSDKSFFEKVKDMFS from the coding sequence ATGAAGCAAGATTATTACGAAATATTAGGGATTAACAAAAATGCCACGGCGGCTGAAATTAAAAAGGCATACCGTAAAAAAGCAATAGAATATCATCCTGATAAGAATCCAGGCAATAAGGAAGCTGAGGAGAAGTTTAAGCTGGCTGCAGAAGCTTATGAAGTTTTAAGTGATGAGCAAAAACGTACCCGTTATGATCAATACGGTCATGCAGCTTTTGAAGGCGCAGGAGGATTTGGCGGAGGCGGGATGAATATGGATGATATTTTCAGTCAGTTTGGAGATATTTTCGGCAGTGCCTTTGGGGGTGGTTTTTCTGGTTTTGGAGGATTTGGCGGAGGTCAAAGACGTCCAAAGGGTAGTAATCTACGTATTCGTGTGAAACTTACATTGGATGAAATAGCCAATGGAGTAGATAAGAAAGTAAAAGTACGTCGCAAAGTTCAGGCGGAAGGTGTAACGTATAAAACATGTGCAACCTGCCATGGGACAGGTCAGGTAACCCGTATTACCAATACCATTTTGGGTCGCATGCAAACGGCTACTACTTGTACCAGTTGTGGTGGAAGTGGTCAAATGATAGATAAGAAACCATCTGACGCTGATTCGCAAGGAATGCGAGTGGTAGAAGAAACGGTATCTATAAAAATTCCTGCTGGAGTAGTAGATGGAATGCAACTTAAAGTTTCAGGTAAGGGTAATGATGCTCCAGGAAATGGAATCGCAGGAGATCTTATTGTGGCCATTGAAGAAGTTGAACATGACTTTTTAAAACGTGAAGGAGATAATTTACATTATGATTTGTATATAAGTATATCTGAGGCTGTTTTAGGTACTTCAAAGGAGATCGATACCGTTACAGGTAAAGTACGTATTAAACTCGAAGATGGAATACAATCAGGTAAGATTTTACGTCTTAGAGGAAAAGGTATTCCGAGTATTAATGGATACGGAAGTGGAGATTTACTTGTACATGTAAATGTGTGGACTCCTAAAAATTTGACTAAAGAACAACGCGACTTCTTTGAACGTATGCAGCATGATGAAAATTTTGTTCCTAAGCCTGAGAAGAGCGATAAATCATTTTTTGAGAAAGTAAAGGATATGTTTTCATAA